The following proteins come from a genomic window of Trifolium pratense cultivar HEN17-A07 linkage group LG4, ARS_RC_1.1, whole genome shotgun sequence:
- the LOC123923776 gene encoding pre-mRNA-splicing factor cwc-21-like, translating into MYNGIGLQTPRGSGTNGYIQSNKFFVKPRTSKVAENMKGFEGDQGTAGVSRKANKEILEHDRKRQIQLKLVILEDKLIDQGYTDAEIAEKLEEARNSLEAAADENDSNLDK; encoded by the coding sequence ATGTATAACGGAATAGGGTTACAAACTCCAAGAGGGTCTGGTACCAATGGCTACATTCAGAGCAACAAGTTCTTCGTCAAGCCGAGAACTTCCAAGGTTGCTGAGAATATGAAGGGCTTTGAAGGAGATCAGGGTACTGCTGGTGTTTCCAGAAAGGCTAACAAAGAGATTCTTGAGCATGATCGTAAGCGTCAGATTCAGCTCAAACTTGTTATTCTTGAAGACAAGTTAATTGATCAGGGTTATACTGATGCTGAGATCGCTGAGAAACTCGAGGAGGCTCGCAATAGCTTGGAGGCTGCAGCTGACGAAAATGATTCTAATTTGGACAAGTGA